The DNA window TTCTTGCAGTTGAGTCCGTATGCTCGAGAGATAGTAGCAACTGAGTATGAATGTTGTGTACATTTTGAGGATGGTCTTCGAGATGAGTTAAGGGTATTGATAGCTCtgtagagggagcgagattttgctgctCTTGTAGAAAAGGCAAAGATTGCTGAAGAAGTGAAGCGCTCGGAGCACCTGAATCATGAAAAAGATAAGGGCAGAAATAAGAGGGATTTTGGGCCCTCAAGTTTTTTTGGGAGGTATGGTAAGAAGGTCAGGTTTGATGGGCTGGTTCGGACTGGAGTCCCTGTTGCTATTGCTAGGCCACAACCTTGTACTAATTATGGGAGATCTCACCAGGGTGAGTGCTGGAAGAGGACTGGGGCGTGCTTTAGATTTGGCTCCATAGATCATCAGGTTAAGGATTGCCCTCAGAGGCCGGTTCAAATACAAGCTGCAGGACCGGGTCATGTTCAGCTAGTGAAAGGTGGTCAGTAGCGACCGAGAGGCCGTGGGCAGGTCAGAGGTGGAAACGGTATGGGACAAGGTCGTGGAGCCCCAGGCAGAGGTACTGGTATCACTGTAGTGAGGCAGCCAGCTCTAGTGTATGCTGCCCGTCGCCGAGAGGATGGTGATACTCCTGACATCATAACCGGTATGTTCTTAATTCGTAATGTAACCTAAACTACTTTAATTGATATTGGGTCTACACATGCGTACGTTGTATGCACTATGTCGGGAACTTTAGGTATTTAGTTCAAAAATATTGTTAGTGGGATAACTGTGATAAGTCGACTAGGGCAACCGGTAAGGGTAAATAAGTTATTCAGAGATGTGCCCCTTGAGGTCCAAGGAGAAATTTCTCCAATAGAATTAATAGAACTACCGTTTGGAAATTTTGACCTTATTTTGGGCATTGATTGGCTGGTGAAACACCGAGCTAGGTTGGACTGTGTTGTTAAGCGTATGGTATTAAAGACTATTGAGGATTAGGAGGTGGCTGTGATTGGGGAGCGAAAGGACTTTCCGTCTAATGTGATCTTTGCTTTAAGGGCCAAAAATTTGGTTCGCAAGGGTTATGAGGTGTTTCTagcttatattaatatatttgaaGCTGAGGGTCCTTCTGTTGGAGATGTTAGAACTGTTAAGTAGTTTTTCGATGTTTTTCCTGATGAGCTCCCTCGGTTGCCTCCGAACCgcgaagttgaatttggaattgagcttcTGCCAAGAATAGCTCTAGTGTCTATTGCTCCTTAAAGGATGGCACTGAAGGAATTAgtggaattaaaagctcaaatccaagaacTTTCGGACTGAGGATTTATttggcctagtgtgtctccgtgaggAGCGTCGgcattgttcgtaaagaagaaggatgggaccatgTGCATGTGTATCAATTATCGACAATTGAATAAACTGAATATTAAGAATAATTATCCTTTACCGAGGATAGacaatttatttgatcagttgcaaggagcttcagttttctccaagatagatCTTCGTTCTGGGTACCATTAGTTAAaagttaaggaggctgatgtatATAAGGCTGCGtttaagactcgttatggtcattacaaattccaagtgatgccatttgggctaaaAAATGCATTAGCTGCCTTCATGGACCTAATGAACTGAGTATTTTAGCCctacttggatcggtttgtggtagcTTTCATagacgatatcttggtgtattcaaaAACTGGGGATGAGCATGGTGCATATCTTCAAATTGTCCTGCAGATTTTAagggagaaacaattgtatgctaagttcaacaagtgtgagttctggctgcgagaagtgacatttctgggtcatgtggtgtctgttgaggggattagggttgatcctcggaAAATTGAAACTGTACTggattggaaaccacctaagacTGTATCTTAGATTTGACATTTTCTGGGTCTGGCAGgttattatagacgttttgttgagaGGTTTTCTTTAATTggtgcacctctgactaagttgttacGTAAAGGGGTAACATTTAACTGGATTGATaagcaacaagaaagtttagaaattgaagaaagttctgactgaagcctCTGTCTTAATacaaccagagtctgggaaggaattcactgtttatagtgatgcatcacatgttggtttgggttgtgtgctgatgtaggaaggtaaggtggttgcttatgcttctcgacaactgaagcctcacgaggtgaattaccctactcatgacttggagttagctACGATggtatttgcattaaaaatttggaggcactatctctacggtgagaagtgtactatctacacagatcacaagagtcttatGTACCTCtttactcaaaaggagttgaatcttaggcagtgaAGATGGATAgagctgcttaaagactatgattgctcgattgaataccatcttggtaaggctaacgtggtagctgatgcATTGAGCCGTAAGGCTGTAACTAATTTGGGAGCATTATTTGCTCGTCTCAGCCTATTTGGTGTTGGTAGCTTACTAGCAGAGTTACAGGTTAGACCGACGTGGACTGAGCAGAAAACAGTGGTTGGATGAGTCACTGGTTCCTCGTTACTGACAAGTTTAGAATGGGGAAACTTTAAATTTTGGATTGAATAATGGAGTACTGTGTTTTCGTGAAAGAGTCTGTGTACCGAGGGATAATgttttgaggcagtctatactacgagaggcgcatagtagtccttatgctatgcatcctggtgggaataaATTGTATCGAGATCTTCGTGAGTTGTACTAGTGGCCTGGGCTGAAACGTGAAGTAACTGATTTTGTGGGTAATTGTTTAACTTGtaagcaagtgaaggctgagcatcaattaccttcaggGTTACTCCAGCCAAttaaaattccactttggaagtgggagagagtaaccatggattttgtgagtgggctacccttgatggctactaagaaggattcagtatgggttattgtggatCGACTGACTAAATCTGCCCATTTTATACCTGTCTGTATTGATTACTCCTTACAAAagttggctaaactgtatgtggctgagattgtaagactgcatggggtaccggtttcTATTATATTTGATAGAGATCCtcagtttacatctcgattttggaggAAGTTACACGAGGCGTTGGGTACAAGACTAGACTTTATTACTGcgtttcatccccagacagatggtcaatctgagagggtgattcaaattctggaggatatgttaaggtgttgtgtagTGGATTTTCGAGGCAACTAGGAAGATTATTTGCTGCTAGCAGagtttgcgtacaataatagctatcagtccagtattcaaatggcaccatacgacgcattatatggtcgtaggtgtcgtactcctacctGTTGGACTGAGTTCTAGGGCCAGAGTTGGTTGCTGATACCGAAGAGAAGTTAAAACTGATTCGAGACTGGTTGAAGGAAGTGTCTGATAGGAAAAAGTCTTATGCGCATCTTAAACGccgagagattgagtattctatgggaGATTATGTGTTtctaaaggtttctccttggaagaagatactcaaGTTTGGACAGAAGGGTAAGcttagccctaggttcattgggccttaccgtatactgaagcgtgtgggaccggtcgcttatcaacttgagttgcctccAGAATTAGAtcgaattcatgatgtgttccatgtctccaTGCTAAGACattaccgctctgatcccacacaTATTGTTCCAGATGAGGAAATCAAGGTTAGGCTGGatttgaccttcgaggaggaacCAATGCAGATTTTGGACCGTGAGGTTAAAGTACTGAGGAAGAAATCTATTCCTTTAGTCAAGGTGCTATGGCATAATCACAGTTcagag is part of the Gossypium hirsutum isolate 1008001.06 chromosome D11, Gossypium_hirsutum_v2.1, whole genome shotgun sequence genome and encodes:
- the LOC107948058 gene encoding uncharacterized protein, whose translation is MGQGRGAPGRGTGITVVRQPALVYAARRREDGDTPDIITGPELVADTEEKLKLIRDWLKEVSDRKKSYAHLKRREIEYSMGDYVFLKVSPWKKILKFGQKDEEIKVRLDLTFEEEPMQILDREVKVLRKKSIPLVKVLWHNHSSEEATWEPEEAM